A part of Palaemon carinicauda isolate YSFRI2023 chromosome 8, ASM3689809v2, whole genome shotgun sequence genomic DNA contains:
- the LOC137645539 gene encoding myristoylated alanine-rich C-kinase substrate-like — MRSRSNSSNSRRRSKSSSSRKRSGSSNSWSRSRISYTGEGAEATVVTEVGGEEAAAATETEIGGAEAAAGEVAEVAAAMGRRSRRRSRSSSRRSSRSSSSNGEKE; from the coding sequence ATGAGGAGCAGAAGCAACAGCAGCAACAGTAGGAGGaggagcaaaagcagcagcagcagaaagagGAGCGGAAGCAGCAACAGCTGGAGCAGGAGCAGAATCAGCTACACAGGAGAAGGAGCAGAAGCAACAGTAGTAACAGAAGTAGGaggagaagaagcagcagcagcaacagaaaCAGAAATAGgaggagcagaagcagcagcaggagAAGTAGCAGAAGTAGCAGCAGCAATGgggagaaggagcaggaggaggagcagaagcagcagcaggagAAGTAGCAGAAGTAGCAGCAGCAATGGggagaaggagtag
- the LOC137645541 gene encoding antifreeze protein Maxi-like gives MRSRSNSSNSRRRSRSSSRKRSGSSNSWSRSRISYTGEGAEATVVTEVGGEEAAAATETEIGGAEAAAATAERGAEAAAATTAGGAEAAAATTAGGAEAAAAATTVGGAEAATAGARGGAEAAAASAERGAEAAATTTVGGAEATAATAVGGAEAAAVTARRGAETAAASAERGAEAAATTTVGAEVATATAVGGAEAATTTVEREAEAPTDMKNTAYQISSTSLQLPKRYLESLSN, from the coding sequence ATGAGGAGCAGAAGCAACAGCAGCAACAGTAGGAGgaggagcagaagcagcagcagaaaGAGGAGCGGAAGCAGCAACAGCTGGAGCAGGAGCAGAATCAGCTACACAGGAGAAGGAGCAGAAGCAACAGTAGTAACAGAAGTAGGaggagaagaagcagcagcagcaacagaaaCAGAAATAGgaggagcagaagcagcagcagcaacagcagaaagaggagcagaagcagcagcagcaacaacagcaggaggagcagaagcagcagcagcaacgaCAGCAGgaggagcagaagcagcagcagcagcaacaacagtaggaggagcagaagcagcaacagCAGGAGCAAGAGgaggagcagaagcagcagcagcatcagcagaaagaggagcagaagcagcagcaacaacaacagtaggAGGAGCAgaagcaacagcagcaacagcagtaggaggagcagaagcagcagcagtaacagcaagaagaggagctgaaacagcagcagcatcagcagaaagaggagcagaagcagcagcaacaacaacagtaggAGCAGAagtagcaacagcaacagcagtaggaggagcagaagcagcaacaacaacagtagaaaGAGAAGCAGAAGCACCAACTGATATGAAAAATACAGCCTACCAAATATCATCGACATCACTACAACTTCCAAAACGATATCTTGAATCACTCTCGAACTAA